Below is a genomic region from Longimicrobium sp..
ACGAGGACGGAGAGGTATTCGGCTTTGTTCATCGAGGGAATGCGGAAGGCTGGGGTTGGCGCAGGGTACGCGTCCGCCCCCGCCCGCGCAACGATGGCGGTTGTGAAAGCCCGCGGCGAACGCCACATTCCCGCGCCCGCAACCTCCCGCCCGAAAGCTTCCGCCGTGACCACCATCGCCGCCCCCGTCCCCGCCACGCCACTCCCCGGCCTGCGCCGCGGGCTCTCCACTATGGCGCTGGTGTTCGTGATGTACTTCAACACCTCCGGCGGCGCGTTCAGCCTGGAGGGGCTGGTCGCGGAGGTGGGGCCGGGCGCGTCGCTCCTCATCCTGCTGCTGGTGCCGCTGGTGTGGGCGATCCCGGAGACGATGATCGTGGCCGAGCTGTCCAGCATGCTCCCGGTGGAGGGCGGCTACTACCGCTGGGTGCAGCGCGCGTTCGGCCGCTTCGCCGCCTTTCAGAACGGGTGGATGACGTGGGTCTACTCGCTGCTGGACATGGCGATCTACCCCGTGCTCTTCAACCAGTACCTCGCCTTCTTTTTCCCCGGTCTCCCCACGCGGTCGCAGTGGCTGGTGGCGCTGGCGGTGATCTGGATCGCGACCGCCGTCAACCTGCGTGGTGCCGTGCGCGTGGGATGGATGTCGGTAGCGTGCGGGATATTCGTGATGGCGGGCTTCCTGGCACTCGCCGTCGCGTCGATCCCCAACGCGTCGCACGCGCCGTGGCGGCCGTTCACCGGCGCGCAGGGCGGCGGGATCGGCTCGCTGGGGGTGGCCCTCTCCATCGCCCTGTGGAACTTCAGCGGGTGGGACAACGCGTCGACGGTGCAGGGCGAGGTGGAGGATGCCGCCCGCGCTTACCCGCGCGCGTTGGCGATCGCGCTGCCGCTGGTGCT
It encodes:
- a CDS encoding APC family permease, which gives rise to MTTIAAPVPATPLPGLRRGLSTMALVFVMYFNTSGGAFSLEGLVAEVGPGASLLILLLVPLVWAIPETMIVAELSSMLPVEGGYYRWVQRAFGRFAAFQNGWMTWVYSLLDMAIYPVLFNQYLAFFFPGLPTRSQWLVALAVIWIATAVNLRGAVRVGWMSVACGIFVMAGFLALAVASIPNASHAPWRPFTGAQGGGIGSLGVALSIALWNFSGWDNASTVQGEVEDAARAYPRALAIALPLVLAGYLVPLLATLSASDWTKWEEGAWPRIAVDSAAWGGGAIGVWLAVAGMVSAVALFNSLLMTYSRIPLVMAADGYLPERLARLDARGTPRNAVLVSAVFYSLFSLLPFGHLIVADILLYAFALFMEFAALIALRVREPELRGPFRIPLGTGGVAVLALVPALVLTGVTVVGLQDPEMGAPAIFSALGAAALGPLMYRLARGRTAPDA